One Mya arenaria isolate MELC-2E11 chromosome 7, ASM2691426v1 genomic window carries:
- the LOC128240373 gene encoding gastrula zinc finger protein XlCGF8.2DB-like encodes MELHKKHTPYSCGVCNAAFTRKSNLLGHMRTHTGEKPYKCETCGIEFVSRQAMKNHLHNHTGEFTCETCNATFTRNDTLKRHMRTHTGEKPFKCKICDEAFAHKFTLKLHTRTHTGEKPFKCEICDEAFAQKSTLQLHTRTHTGEKPFKCETCGAAFTRRTRFHSHMRIHTGEKPYKCETCGIEFVSRQAMKNHLHNHTGEFTCETCNATFTRNDTLKRHMSTHTGDKPYICELCGANFARKYNLRAHVSVTHLGEKPFICEKCSVSFSRKFDLQRHMRIHTGEKNKCET; translated from the coding sequence ATGGAATTGCACAAAAAGCACACACCATACAGTTGTGGAGTATGTAATGCTGCTTTTACTAGAAAGAGTAACCTACTAGGTCATATGAGAACTCATACGGGGgaaaagccatacaagtgtgaaaCGTGTGGTATTGAATTTGTTTCTAGACAAGCTATGAAAAACCACTTGCACAATCACACTGGAGAATTCACATGTGAGACGTGTAATGCTACTTTTACAAGAAATGATACATTAAAAAGGCATATGAGAACTCATACGGGGGAAAAGCCGTTCAAATGTAAGATATGTGACGAGGCATTTGCGcataaatttactttaaaacttcACACCAGAACTCACACAGGAGAAAAGccatttaaatgtgaaatatgtgATGAGGCATTTGCGCAGAAATCTACTTTGCAACTCCATACCCGAACGCATACAGGAGAAAAGCCATTCAAGTGTGaaacatgtggtgctgctttTACACGCAGGACTCGATTCCACAGCCACATGCGAATACACACAGGGgaaaagccatacaagtgtgaaaCGTGTGGTATTGAATTTGTTTCTAGACAAGCTATGAAAAACCACTTGCACAATCACACTGGAGAATTCACATGTGAGACGTGTAATGCTACTTTTACAAGAAATGATACATTAAAAAGGCATATGAGTACTCACACAGGGGATAAACCATATATATGTGAACTATGCGGCGCTAACTTTGCACGAAAATATAATTTACGGGCCCACGTATCGGTAACTCATTTAGGAGAGAAACCATTTATTTGTGAAAAGTGTAGTGTTTCCTTTTCAAGGAAATTTGATTTACAAAGGCACATGCGTATCCACACAGGAGAAAAAAACAAGTGTGAGACGTGA